The proteins below are encoded in one region of Apium graveolens cultivar Ventura chromosome 4, ASM990537v1, whole genome shotgun sequence:
- the LOC141718526 gene encoding uncharacterized protein LOC141718526 has translation MLLGGDFRQNLPVVNKGSRADIVNSSLNRSMLWEYCHLYSLHQNMRLHSGNSVAENKAIDEFNTWVLRVGDGKEVHECEDDDEQCNAIRIPDEYVLHTDGDKIEAIIDATYPNLMTNFLNPQYLKDRAILSPTNAVVDDINKRILQRIPGKLYTYLSIDSIDDGPAHEDNLESSFPVEYLNSINIAGLPKHELALKEGIVVMLMRNLNQIFGLCNGTRMIIRKCMKNTLLVRLFLEAILVLYTLFQELRWPQQIQSFLSFLCDDNFPFIFVMQ, from the coding sequence ATGCTTCTTGGAGGAGACTTTCGACAAAATTTACCAGTTGTAAATAAAGGATCAAGGGCTGACATTGTGAATTCATCATTAAATAGGTCTATGCTTTGGGAATATTGTCACTTATATTCTCTTCATCAAAACATGCGCCTTCATTCTGGAAATTCAGTTGCAGAAAATAAAGCTATTGATGAATTTAACACATGGGTCTTAAGGGTAGGTGACGGCAAAGAAGTACATGAATGTGAAGATGATGATGAACAGTGTAATGCGATTCGTATTCCAGATGAATATGTTCTACATACAGATGGTGATAAAATTGAGGCTATTATTGATGCTACATATCCAAATTTGATGACCAATTTTTTAAATCCACAATATTTAAAAGATAGAGCGATTCTCTCGCCAACAAATGCTGTTGTTGATGATATCAACAAAAGAATACTTCAGAGAATTCCCGGTAAGTTATACACATACTTGAGCATTGATAGTATAGATGATGGGCCAGCACATGAAGACAATCTTGAATCATCCTTTCCAGTAGAGTATTTGAATTCTATAAACATTGCTGGCCTTCCTAAACATGAACTGGCCTTGAAAGAGGGTATAGTGGTTATGCTAATGCGAAACTTAAATCAGATTTTTGGCTTATGCAATGGCACTCGAATGATCATTAGGAAGTGTATGAAAAATACGCTTCTTGTGAGATTATTTCTGGAAGCAATATTGGTTCTATACACCTTATTCCAAGAATTGAGATGGCCCCAACAGATACAAAGTTTCCTTTCATTTTTATGCGACGACAATTTCCCATTCATATTTGTTATGCAATGA
- the LOC141717961 gene encoding uncharacterized protein LOC141717961 has protein sequence MIPMYKFQFVDLEDLDQYVKETSKNEKEELPEFAIVIIGAVEEMEPVKKTSTKIGLRDVFRFKVTDGRISHRVTVWGDDAIDLCKKLEKEEAKTTVIILTNTKLFKSNANIYISVLPPPRFTST, from the exons ATGATTCCAATGTACAAATTCCAATTTGTTGATCTTGAGGACCTCGATCAATATGTGAAAGAAACATCCAAAAATGAGAAAGAAGAATTGCCTGAATTTGCTATAG TTATAATAGGAGCAGTTGAAGAAATGGAACCAGTGAAAAAAACATCAACAAAAATTGGATTAAGAGATGTATTTAGATTCAAAGTTACAGATGGAAG AATTTCACATAGGGTAACGGTGTGGGGTGATGATGCTATTGATCTATGTAAGAAACTTGAAAAAGAAGAGGCTAAGACTACTGTAATTATTTTGACAAACACAAAGTTGTTCAAATCAAATG CAAACATTTATATTAGCGTGCTTCCCCCACCAAGATTCACATCAACCTAG